One Vigna unguiculata cultivar IT97K-499-35 chromosome 7, ASM411807v1, whole genome shotgun sequence genomic region harbors:
- the LOC114192245 gene encoding putative protein phosphatase 2C-like protein 44: MGIRDFHIKLKAFRLKRFFFGRRRNKWRGNKPSWMIPISHGHHVVEHHVIKGGSDDSEFDSVVIQREQMDHTELWYFGIFDAVVGDGVTKYVQSHFFGKKLKECHMRRKGKETLKRAYLGVRTKIREALKPEEEICRIGSTSVMVINGEKLVIANMGDYRTVLCRNGVAYQTTGRYSPSAKRNWYSRLFSVRMIACESGNTTDTKHSKGSELVVGGDRIDSDTEFLILASNGIWEVMKNQEAVNLIRHIEDPQEAAECLAKEALIRMSRSKISCLVIRFD; the protein is encoded by the exons ATGGGAATAAGAGACTtccatatcaagcttaag GCATTCAGGTTGAAACGTTTTTTCTTTGGAAGAAGGAGAAACAAATGGAGAGGAAACAAGCCTTCATGGATGATTCCAATATCACATGGACATCATGTGGTGGAGCATCATGTGATCAAAGGTGGTTCTGATGACTCAGAGTTTGATTCAGTTGTGATACAGAGGGAGCAGATGGATCACACAGAACTGTGGTATTTTGGAATCTTTGATGCTGTAGTTGGAGATGGAGTTACCAAGTATGTGCAATCCCATTTCTTTGGCAAGAAGCTCAAAGAG TGTCATATGAGGAGAAAAGGCAAAGAAACACTGAAGAGAGCTTACCTAGGTGTGAGAACAAAGATCAGAGAGGCACTGAAGCCAGAGGAGGAGATATGCAGAATAGGTTCAACATCAGTGATGGTGATAAATGGAGAAAAGCTTGTGATAGCCAACATGGGAGATTACAGAACTGTTTTGTGCAGAAATGGTGTCGCTTATCAGACAACTGGCAGATACAGTCCTTCAGCCAAGAGAAATTGGTATAGCAGACTCTTTTCAG TACGCATGATAGCTTGTGAATCAGGCAACACAACAGATACAAAGCATTCTAAAGGGTCAGAACTTGTGGTGGGAGGTGATAGAATCGATTCTGATACTGAATTTTTGATCCTAGCAAGCAATGGTATATGGGAG GTGATGAAGAACCAAGAGGCTGTGAATCTGATAAGACACATAGAGGATCCACAAGAAGCAGCTGAGTGCTTGGCAAAGGAAGCTTTGATCAGAATGAGCAGAAGCAAAATTTCATGCTTAGTCATTCGCTTTGACTGA